The following proteins are encoded in a genomic region of Bacillus sp. FJAT-22090:
- a CDS encoding DUF3995 domain-containing protein, which translates to MRTEIERKTYITKVWGYVAALALLPYALLKSLWAWGSTVGITTKEAVQNVAGFGDTLKEGPTFLKTLYNFGIDFTAILAILASIFALALVTSWGEKLSNRVLIISGWAVGVLTVLICFLTSLQFLGVLPKGDTEGLAIWVYVVTYGGLFLWGVTVFLATLSFQHRIKNKQSIH; encoded by the coding sequence ATGAGGACGGAAATAGAGCGTAAAACTTATATCACTAAAGTCTGGGGCTATGTTGCAGCTCTTGCATTGTTGCCGTATGCGCTTTTAAAATCACTTTGGGCATGGGGATCAACGGTAGGGATTACAACAAAAGAAGCTGTACAAAATGTAGCTGGGTTTGGTGATACATTAAAGGAAGGACCGACTTTTCTAAAAACGTTATATAACTTTGGAATTGACTTCACGGCTATTTTGGCCATATTGGCATCTATATTTGCATTGGCGCTCGTGACTTCCTGGGGGGAGAAACTATCAAATAGGGTATTAATTATATCTGGATGGGCAGTAGGGGTTTTGACAGTTCTAATTTGTTTCTTGACATCGCTTCAATTTTTAGGAGTGCTTCCAAAAGGAGACACCGAGGGGTTAGCCATATGGGTGTATGTGGTTACTTACGGAGGATTGTTTTTGTGGGGAGTAACTGTATTTTTAGCTACTTTGTCGTTCCAGCATCGAATTAAAAACAAGCAGTCGATTCATTAG
- a CDS encoding SRPBCC domain-containing protein, translating to MDLQRIVGQTKTVGFQVGVRRTFPISQEKAWELITSEEGLKLWLGESTNIILKQRQKFVTKTVAGEIRVVKTLQQIRLTWQKVGWQKPSTVQIRFIPRDSNKTTISFHQENLYDSNTREKMKVYWEEVLDEVRERIPDFM from the coding sequence ATGGATTTACAGAGAATTGTGGGACAAACGAAAACCGTTGGGTTCCAAGTTGGAGTTAGAAGGACCTTCCCAATTTCACAGGAAAAAGCATGGGAACTAATCACAAGTGAAGAAGGATTAAAATTATGGCTAGGAGAGAGTACCAATATCATTCTTAAACAACGTCAGAAATTCGTGACGAAAACAGTAGCAGGTGAAATCAGAGTTGTTAAAACGCTACAACAAATTCGTCTTACTTGGCAAAAAGTTGGGTGGCAAAAACCTTCTACAGTACAAATCCGTTTTATTCCGAGAGATAGTAATAAAACAACAATTAGTTTTCATCAAGAGAATCTTTATGATAGTAATACGAGGGAAAAAATGAAAGTGTATTGGGAAGAAGTATTAGATGAAGTTAGAGAAAGAATACCAGATTTTATGTAA
- a CDS encoding VOC family protein, whose protein sequence is MNPFSHIDLRVTSLEKVLPFYEKFLPELGFTKTYHSTNWKVFAAEGTLPSVAYFAITEDVSHSPNQNLIGFWVKDRIEVDRLSQLIKEIGGRITSGPQQFPISPTYYAVYFEDPCGNQYEIVHRLN, encoded by the coding sequence ATGAATCCATTTAGTCATATCGACCTTAGAGTAACTAGCTTGGAGAAGGTATTACCGTTTTATGAAAAGTTTTTACCTGAACTTGGGTTTACTAAGACATATCACAGTACAAATTGGAAGGTTTTCGCAGCGGAAGGAACTCTCCCAAGTGTAGCATATTTTGCAATAACGGAGGATGTTTCGCACAGTCCAAATCAAAATCTCATAGGTTTTTGGGTAAAAGACCGCATTGAAGTTGATAGACTTTCCCAACTTATAAAAGAAATAGGTGGGCGAATTACAAGCGGACCGCAACAATTTCCAATCAGCCCAACTTATTATGCAGTATATTTCGAAGACCCTTGTGGTAATCAATATGAAATTGTCCACCGTTTAAACTGA
- a CDS encoding GNAT family N-acetyltransferase, with product MQIIELLERNNLFEKAIQVFWKEWGNEHNYKFYEDAMIHSCCISSDIPRFYVLIEKEEIIGTYALLRNDLNSRQDLCPWLACLFVKEEYRGREIGSKLLQHSLKEAARKGYDKLYLSTDIDGYYEKYGWKNSGVVYGVSGGHIKLYEKETGLK from the coding sequence ATGCAAATTATTGAATTACTGGAAAGGAATAACCTATTCGAAAAAGCAATTCAAGTATTCTGGAAAGAATGGGGAAATGAGCATAATTATAAATTTTATGAAGATGCTATGATTCATTCTTGTTGTATTTCATCAGATATTCCAAGGTTTTATGTGTTGATAGAAAAGGAGGAAATCATTGGAACTTATGCATTATTAAGAAATGACCTTAACAGCCGCCAAGACCTATGCCCGTGGCTCGCCTGCTTATTCGTGAAAGAAGAATATAGAGGTAGAGAAATAGGTTCTAAGTTGCTTCAACACAGTCTGAAAGAAGCAGCAAGAAAAGGATATGATAAGCTTTATTTGTCTACAGATATTGATGGCTATTATGAAAAATATGGATGGAAAAATAGCGGCGTCGTATACGGAGTTAGTGGTGGGCATATCAAGCTATATGAAAAAGAAACAGGTTTAAAGTAA
- a CDS encoding IS3 family transposase (programmed frameshift) — translation MSKYTVEVKLEAVERYLTGNQSYKTIAESIGAAKSQVITWVKLFEAQGEHGFQKDDYTSYSSAFKLDVLNFMIKTGASLRETASTFNISSPSTVYKWEQLLKTKGMDALEPKKKGRPSMKKQTKKIISPTSTPAEDSVEALQAKVERLEMENAYLKKLNALVQTQEKITNKIKAQVIFELKGQYEVVDLVEVADIPRSTYYYWEKRLDQVDKYEAGKEAIKIIYHEHKGRYGYRRIAKELQKYGFTHDPKTINRLMNEIGLKCEVRMKKYRSYKGNVGKIAPNVLQRDFKAEKMNQKWVTDVTEFHLFGEKRYLSPVLDLCNGEIIAYKVMNRPVYQLVGDMLDEAVQRLQPGDEVILHSDQGWHYQMKKYQQTLQAHQITQSMSRKGNCLDNAVIENFFGLLKSELLYLQEFESMAHFEKELEEYMDYYNHKRMKAKLKDLSQVEYRTQILEAA, via the exons ATGTCTAAATATACAGTAGAAGTTAAATTAGAAGCGGTGGAACGCTATTTAACTGGAAACCAAAGCTATAAAACTATTGCAGAAAGCATTGGCGCAGCTAAATCTCAAGTCATTACTTGGGTAAAACTATTTGAAGCACAAGGTGAACATGGTTTTCAGAAAGACGACTATACAAGTTACTCATCAGCGTTTAAACTAGACGTACTCAATTTTATGATCAAAACTGGTGCGTCTCTTCGAGAAACCGCAAGCACATTTAATATTTCTTCCCCTAGTACCGTGTATAAGTGGGAACAGTTGCTTAAGACAAAAGGAATGGACGCGCTTGAACCAAAGAAAAAGGGGCGTCCATCCATGAAAAAACAAACGAAGAAAATTATATCACCAACATCCACTCCAGCAGAAGACTCAGTCGAAGCTCTGCAAGCGAAAGTCGAGCGTTTAGAAATGGAAAATGCTTATTTAAAAAAGTTAAACGCTTTAGTTCAGACGCAGGAAA AAATTACAAACAAAATCAAAGCGCAAGTAATTTTTGAACTAAAGGGACAATATGAGGTCGTGGATTTAGTTGAGGTCGCTGACATTCCACGCAGTACTTATTACTACTGGGAAAAACGATTGGATCAAGTCGATAAATATGAAGCGGGAAAAGAAGCCATTAAGATCATTTATCACGAACATAAGGGTCGTTATGGTTACCGTCGCATCGCGAAAGAACTGCAGAAATACGGTTTTACTCATGATCCGAAGACCATCAACCGCTTGATGAATGAAATTGGTTTAAAATGTGAGGTCCGTATGAAGAAGTATCGCTCTTATAAAGGAAACGTTGGGAAAATCGCTCCTAATGTACTACAACGTGATTTTAAGGCAGAGAAAATGAATCAAAAATGGGTAACAGACGTGACTGAATTCCATCTATTTGGAGAAAAACGTTATCTGTCACCTGTTCTTGATTTGTGTAATGGAGAAATTATCGCATATAAAGTCATGAATCGACCGGTCTACCAACTTGTAGGAGATATGTTAGACGAAGCTGTTCAGCGCCTCCAGCCAGGAGACGAAGTCATCCTTCATTCCGATCAAGGCTGGCATTATCAAATGAAAAAATATCAACAGACATTACAAGCACATCAAATTACACAGAGTATGTCTCGTAAAGGGAACTGTTTAGATAACGCAGTCATTGAAAATTTCTTTGGCCTATTAAAGTCTGAACTGCTTTATTTACAAGAGTTTGAGAGCATGGCGCATTTTGAAAAGGAATTAGAAGAATATATGGATTATTATAATCACAAGCGAATGAAGGCAAAATTAAAAGATCTGAGCCAGGTAGAATACCGAACACAGATCTTAGAAGCTGCCTAA
- a CDS encoding GNAT family N-acetyltransferase, whose product MIIREIRKEDNVKVKEIIQDSLKSLGLAIPGSAYFDPQLNDLHQYYNNFKHATYWVVEMEGEVVGGIGIAPFNEHDIVCELQKLYLSKKTQGLGLGKKLMETALSFASKHYEKCYLETMHELKAACILYEKFGFILLHEPLSGSDHSAMDAWYLKDLN is encoded by the coding sequence ATGATCATTAGAGAAATTAGAAAAGAAGACAATGTAAAGGTAAAGGAAATAATACAAGACTCACTAAAATCACTTGGATTAGCGATTCCTGGTTCAGCTTATTTTGACCCTCAACTTAACGACCTTCACCAATATTATAATAATTTTAAACATGCGACCTATTGGGTAGTAGAAATGGAAGGAGAAGTTGTTGGTGGAATTGGTATAGCACCGTTTAATGAACATGATATTGTTTGCGAATTGCAAAAGCTATATTTAAGTAAAAAAACACAAGGTTTAGGATTGGGAAAGAAGTTAATGGAAACGGCTTTGTCATTTGCCTCTAAACATTATGAAAAGTGTTACTTAGAAACAATGCATGAATTAAAAGCTGCATGTATATTATATGAAAAATTTGGATTTATTCTTTTACACGAACCACTATCAGGTTCTGACCATTCTGCTATGGATGCGTGGTATTTAAAAGATTTGAATTAG
- a CDS encoding MarR family winged helix-turn-helix transcriptional regulator, translating to MDKDIIYDIRQFNRFYTKLLSLFNNQILDTDYSLIEARVLFEISERTECIANNLVQELNIDRSYMSRILRKLEREELIEKKSSIIDSRKNFLYLTKKGEELLDKINIQSDEQINQLFNGLTDSEINEIRISMMIIKEKLDKNK from the coding sequence ATGGATAAAGATATTATTTATGATATCAGACAATTCAACAGATTTTATACAAAGTTACTAAGTTTATTTAATAACCAAATTTTAGATACAGATTATTCATTAATCGAAGCACGAGTACTATTTGAAATTAGCGAAAGAACCGAATGTATTGCCAATAATCTCGTTCAAGAACTGAATATTGATAGAAGCTATATGAGCAGAATTTTACGTAAATTAGAGAGAGAAGAATTAATAGAGAAAAAAAGCTCAATAATCGACAGTAGAAAAAACTTTCTTTATTTGACCAAAAAAGGAGAGGAACTGCTGGATAAAATTAATATTCAGTCAGATGAACAAATAAATCAATTGTTTAATGGACTAACTGATAGTGAGATTAATGAAATTCGTATTTCGATGATGATAATAAAAGAAAAATTAGATAAAAATAAGTAA